One Panicum virgatum strain AP13 chromosome 9K, P.virgatum_v5, whole genome shotgun sequence genomic region harbors:
- the LOC120648881 gene encoding WEB family protein At5g16730, chloroplastic-like, whose product MQQVRPDVEHQVVQLRGELRKVRDERDRAHRVLEVTDEWKALASATDRTTIETLEAELKASRESEKRMLDSLALQTKQLELTKISLEEAKLEIAAQQDAVRRLEAGARTTPVSTPRSRHDRDLQRVHGELRVALAAEEKSKKAMEEFVMALKEVNAELHTTKQQLARAQHEAEMGRLEADRLHMSGKRKDERLQAVSDEVARLRGEAEESFAAWRGKEAGFTACMKSTEAELAEARRENARLLESQRSWRAEVAKLRDILKQAVRDTKVAREALEEARGENAVLRAMVGDKDTAVKRTKQELECLRISEAAARDSVKELQSMLVATAASPTAAAAGKPEPEESPSPRVRVGPPGLEKYPSDSKIRPPAGVTRPRRMSETFEGSAYDIFGSMDEQKSGDLGVFAGMPRLPGRRRVVLRKVGSLFRWKSFTNK is encoded by the coding sequence ATGCAGCAAGTCCGGCCGGACGTGGAGCACCAGGTCGTCCAGCTCCGGGGGGAGCTGCGCAAGGTGCGCGACGAGCGGGACCGCGCGCACCGCGTCCTGGAGGTGACCGACGAGTGGAAGGCGCTGGCCTCGGCCACCGACCGCACTACGATAGAGACGCTGGAGGCGGAGCTCAAGGCGTCGCGGGAATCCGAGAAGCGGATGCTCGACTCGCTGGCGCTGCAGACGAAGCAGCTCGAGCTCACCAAGATATCGCTCGAGGAAGCCAAGCTCGAGATCGCGGCGCAGCAGGATGCCGTCCGGAGGCTGGAGGCCGGCGCCCGGACTACCCCCGTGTCGACGCCGAGGAGCCGGCACGACCGCGACCTGCAGCGCGTCCACGGCGAGCTCCgggtggcgctggcggcggaggagaagagCAAGAAGGCCATGGAGGAGTTCGTGATGGCGCTCAAGGAGGTGAACGCGGAGCTGCACACGACGAAGCAGCAGCTGGCGCGCGCGCAGCACGAGGCGGAgatggggcggctggaggcggacCGGCTGCACATGTCGGGGAAGCGCAAGGACGAGAGGCTCCAGGCGGTGTCGgacgaggtggcgcggctccgcggcgaggcCGAGGAGTCGTTCGCGGCGTGGCGGGGCAAGGAGGCCGGGTTCACGGCGTGCATGAAGTCGAcggaggcggagctcgccgaggcgcggcgcgagAACGCGCGGCTCCTCGAGTCGCAGCGGTCGTGGCGCGCGGAGGTGGCCAAGCTGCGGGACATCCTGAAGCAGGCCGTCCGGGACACCAAGGTGGCCAgggaggcgctggaggaggcgaGGGGCGAGAACGCGGTGCTCAGGGCCATGGTCGGCGACAAGGACACCGCCGTGAAGCGCACCAAGCAGGAGCTGGAGTGCCTCCGCATcagcgaggccgcggcgcgggaCAGCGTCAAGGAGCTGCAGAGCATGCtcgtggcgacggcggcgagccccaccgccgccgctgccgggaagccggagcccgaggaGAGCCCGTCGCCGCGCGTGCGGGTGGGACCGCCGGGGCTGGAGAAGTACCCGTCGGACTCGAAGAtcaggccgccggcgggggtcacgcggccgcggcggatgTCGGAGACCTTCGAGGGGTCGGCGTACGATATCTTCGGCTCGATGGACGAGCAGAAGAGCGGCGACCTGGGCGTGTTCGCGGGCATGCCGAGGctgcccgggcggcggcgggtggtgctGCGCAAGGTCGGTAGCTTGTTCCGGTGGAAGAGCTTCACCAACAAATAG
- the LOC120647041 gene encoding uncharacterized protein LOC120647041 produces MRRSEWEDRCKRHPEHRMSKGVCPSCLRDRLAHLSASSSATTTTRASSSSATTSPYSSGGSSPPPHHAALSADVTSVHVLGGAPSNGASFVNVAAFSQPLMPTSIRKQAAGRQPEAAKGNKGEVKKKKSGKKKKIGRFLSRLVGTEKRRQAGDGDGDGGGLFHSKTMKEKTTSKWVFF; encoded by the coding sequence ATGCGGCGGTCGGAGTGGGAGGACCGGTGCAAGCGGCACCCGGAGCACCGGATGTCCAAGGGCGTCTGCCCCTCCTGCCTCCGCGACCGCCTCGCGCacctctccgcctcctcctcggcgacaACCACcacgcgcgcctcctcctcgtcggcgaCGACGTCGCCCTACTCCTCCGGGGGCTCGTCCCCGCCGCCCCACCACGCCGCGCTCTCGGCGGACGTCACCTCGGTCCACGTCCTCGGCGGGGCGCCCTCCAACGGCGCCTCCTTCGTCAACGTCGCGGCCTTCTCGCAGCCGCTGATGCCGACCTCTATCAGGAAGCAGGCCGCAGGGAGGCAACCAGAGGCGGCGAAGGGGAATAAGGGggaggtgaagaagaagaagagcggcaagaagaagaagatcggGAGGTTCCTGTCCAGGCTCGTGGGCACGGAGAAGCGGCGgcaggccggcgacggcgacggcgacggcggcgggctctTCCACTCCAAGACCATGAAGGAGAAGACGACTTCCAAGTGGGTATTCTTCTGA
- the LOC120647042 gene encoding homeobox-leucine zipper protein HOX13-like: MKRQSKRPASSHESTEEGEKLAFAEDEALAARNMEHEEAEPELDDADDDEDELASGRAGRSPGGLGEKKRRLAVDQVRALERCFETDNKLDPDRKSRIARDLGLQPRQVAVWFQNRRARWKTKTLERDFAALRARHEALRADCDALRRDKDALAAEIRELRQKLSKPEAAAKLEAAANDAAAEERQATAGASAAAVCKDGSSDSDSSVVFNDVEASPYSGAAFEQPAFAGFGAPFLDTSAAVTTGCSSLSMFETKWQQAPACPYDSYKSSGGVYGFTEEWFASSDVIGSGDCAASFFSEEHASSLNFGWCASSTEAWERARL, encoded by the exons ATGAAGAGGCAATCCAAGAGGCCCGCCAGCAGCCATGAATCCACAGAAGAAG GGGAGAAGCTGGCGTtcgcggaggacgaggccctagCGGCGCGCAACATGGAGCACGAGGAGGCCGAGCCCGAGCTGGACGACGCGGACGACGACGAAGACGAGCTGGCCAGCGGCCGCGCGGGGCGGTCTCCGGGCGGGCTGGGCGAGAAGAAGCGGCGCCTggcggtggatcaggtgcgcgCGCTGGAGCGGTGCTTCGAGACGGACAACAAGCTGGACCCGGACCGCAAGTCCCGCATCGCGCGCGACCTCGGCCTGCAGCCGCGCCAGGTCGCCGTCTGGTTCCAGAACCGCCGCGCCCGCTGGAAGACCAAGACGCTCGAGCGCGACTTCGCCGCGCTGCGCGCCCGCCACGAGGCCCTCCGCGCCGACTGCGACGCGCTCCGCCGCGACAAGGACGCACTCGCCGCCGAG ATACGGGAGTTGAGGCAGAAGCTGTCcaagccggaggcggcggcgaagcttGAGGCGGCGGCCAatgacgccgccgcggaggagcgCCAGGCGACGGCCGGCGCGTCGGCCGCGGCGGTCTGCAAGGACGGCTCCTCGGACAGCGACTCCAGCGTGGTGTTCAACGACGTCGAGGCGTCGCCCTACTCCGGCGCGGCGTTCGAGCAGCCGGCCTTCGCCGGGTTCGGGGCACCGTTCTTGGACacgtcggcggcggtgacgacAGGCTGCTCGTCCCTCTCCATGTTCGAGACCAAGTGGCAGCAGGCGCCGGCATGCCCATACGACTCGTAcaagagcagcggcggcgtctaTGGCTTCACGGAGGAATGGTTCGCCAGCTCGGACGTGATCGGCAGCGGCGACTGCGCGGCTAGCTTCTTCTCTGAGGAGCACGCCTCCAGCCTCAACTTCGGCTGGTGCGCGAGCAGCACCGAGGCCTGGGAGCGAGCGAGGCTTTGA